The DNA window atgaaacacAACAGAGAAGGCGTTTGCAGAGTGACACATTTTCATGAAGTAACCTTTCAATGACACCTTTCTCCCCCCCTACTATCCACACATTTTTAGCAAGAGTGTTTTGTGCACCCCCAAGATAAACCGTACTCACACTTCCAGTCTGAAGCATGCAGTTTCTTAGATTTCAGATCCAAGAAAACATTGTCTATTTAATAAGCCAGCTCAGAATTTtcttgcaaaagcaaaagctgcttttgaaacCAGTCTACCTAAGgttgtttgcatttcttcagcagccagcccccagcaaaaacaaacaaacagtgtCATGAAAGTCAAAGTTAGAATTAATGCGATTCTCTCCTGTGACTGattctgcagctctgccccatGCTCATGACAATTTATTGACATACGTATTCACAGGGAGGCAAGGACATCCACTTCTGTAAGTGGCAATGCTCTGTATTTGTAAGAAACAGTTTACAATTCATTGTGTAGACCTTGGAGCCATTAGGTTTTATCATGTAAGCCAGTATCTGAGGAATATCAAAGAAATTTATTTGTAGCTGTCACGTCACATCGCAATGATGAAATAGGGTAAATGTATGCATTGCACAGCTTAGAcgccaaaaaaaaagccattgaaaaaaaatccagggtACCCCGGTTTCTTTAGGGCAAAAACcactattatttttcatgtcacTTGTTaatacaaaccaaacaaaaaacatgaGAGAAAGATATGCAAAAAGCCAGGATTTAGTCTGGAGCAAATATTACAGTGTAGATATGCAAAGCATGTGACTCTACTTTTCATAAAGGTGATACAGCTGAAAGTACAACAATATGTTCAAACCACATGTAATCCAATGATTGTATTAAAAATCGCATTAGAAGCATATTTGTCAGGAAATATTCCAGCAGGAaaatgtttgcttgttttggtATAGTATATTTGACAGGCGTGAGCTCTGGAAACAGCATAGACTCAGGGCTCGGTACAGTCTATATCAGGTGCTGAAATGCTGTTACAGAACAGTAGAAAAGAGGAATGCACTTAGTAATGCTATAACTTTGAATGATATACGTTATCAGAGAGCAATACCGTCGCCATGGAATTTGTGCCAGAATCAGGCTGCATGAGTCTGACATTTTAACAGCATTAACCATCCATGTTTGATAAGCCAGGTCTCTTGTAAAGGAACGTTATTAGAGGTACACCCAAAGTACAGCAGTCACCATTAAAACGTCAAGATTTATTAGCGATTATTACACAGCCTAATCTGCAAACCCAATCACTGGATTCTGCTTTAACGATAGAGGGAAAACTAAACGAGTTGTAATACCACAGGATGGTCATTACAGATAAACAGTGGTTCTGATAGTGGGGACGCAGCTGTATGTTAGTGTTGCATAAAGCCAGATTCCAACTGGTAAGGTACTCATCATAAAATACAATCAGATGATATAAGagatcacagaaataaaaagaagagacTGTTTTTTAGACAGTGATAGCAtgcattttctctcctgtttcttcACAGGTAgcaaagaaatttctttgcTCTGGCCCATTAAAAACTCAgaggagcatctctgctccatCCAGCTCATGATCTTGTTTCTGACAGTAACCTCTAGCAAACTGGTAGGAAATTAGTGTAAAAAATTTCACAGCCTTTGCTTTCCTTACAGCCAAGAACTGCGCAGTACTTACCAACAGGTTGTGCAAAATGGCTTCTGGTATTATACCCCCAGTCGCTCACCAGGGACTGCTTCCCTGATTACACCCATCTTCATCAGCAGAGATCAAAACAAGCCCTCAGACACTGGAAAGTCATGTCATTTTTGGAGGCATCAGCTGTGTGCCAGGCTCCAGTGTTTGTGTAGTGTCTGACCTGCCGCAGTCCAAAGAATATCCTGCTTATTTTGTGACTGAGGTAGGGTATTTGATTCGGCTCGCAGCGAGCCCGAGTTCATTGCAGTGTTAGTATGAACTGGCACTCGGGTTGGAAATGCTGAGAGCCGAGAGGGCCAAGAGGATCCAACTCCTCTGATTCAGCTCTGACTAACGCGCTGCCGGAAAAACACTGCTCGGAGGAAAATCTCAGGAATTTTCCTGCAAAGGCTCTCAATTAAGCATCTTTCCCAAATATTAGACACAAACAGTGACATGTTTGATTTTACTGTTAAATAtatgaggaggaagagagagtgaCTCTCTTAACCAGTGTCTCCTGCTGGCGAGGACCCAGGAGCAGTTACCTCCTGCCAGGCAGCCGTCTCGTGAGCTCAGCACTTCGTTAGCCGTGTGGGGATACAGCAGCATGCTGCATCTCGCTTGAACGGGCGCCACGTGGCCGAGTTCAGCTCTGACGCAACCAGCTATGTCAACAAACCTCCCTGCAGATTCGGGCACTCTGAGAGCATTAAGGGCCATACAAGTGTTCTCCTAAGTCTATCATCTCCAACATTTATCAAATACCATCTGTGACTCCTCTCTTGGGTGAGAACAGTTTTTTCATCTAGCCATTAAAAACTGCCTGGCAATGGCAAGTGGGACTCATATCCCTGGATCTGGCAAGGCAGAATTTCTGAAATGATTCCCAGCTGTTGGATCTTTCCAAAAAGTGAACAATAGCAGCAGACAATGCTAAAAGTAGACGCAGGAAACCATTAGTCCTCAGCTGGCTGCTACCGCAGGTGTCAGCAGCGATACTGTACTAGAAAGCACAGTGCACACACAGGAATCCCGATCCACCGCCCTCCCAGCGGTTTTAATGCTGGAGGCAACACAGAGCAGACAATCCCGAGAGCAAAACAGCAGATAAATGCTCTGAAGAAGCTGCGTTGTCACAGGCATCGTGGTGGGGTCACACGGATACCCGGAAtcccaggcagggagcagagcgaTCCGGAGCGGCACAGCCAGCCATTCAGGAACACACGCCGGGCTCCGACCTCGACTCGCCACCTTGCACGAGTATGGGCCAACCACCCAAGCCTGGCaccaaaaatttttaaaaagtaactcaTGGTATTTGATATCTTAACATGCTTTTTCAGACTGGCTTGGCACACTTTGGAGGATGTACCTTCAGCATCTGCTGAAGATTAACCTCCTTTCTGGTATGTCAAGCAGGGCATAACAGGAGCATTAACCATCCATTACAAATGCGACAAGGatgggggaaaagcagcagctaccTGATCTCCCCTGGAAAAGATGTCAAACAGGAGCAAGAAACCTGACAGCTACAACTGCTGTTGCTGCACAGAGACCACAGACCTGCGCAGGGCAAAGTGGGGCTCCGGAGCCATCCCCAGAGAAGAGCAGGGAAAGCTCACATGGAAAAGGTGCCTTTTAGCCTGGCGGAGAGTGAACTCTCAGCAGACACTAATTTGCACAGGTACCTGAGAGGACCTGTGAGTAAAACCTGTGTTCCCCAGGGACCACCTCTGCAAGATGAGATGCTCCAGGAGACCCTGATGGGTCAGCGCCAGGGCTGTGGAGCACCCCTCGTGCTTCGGGTGGCCAAACCTGGGCGCTCCCACTGCCACAGCTGATGCTGAGGTTTTAGTGGTTTGATGGCTAGGTCTGAAGCCTTGCTGCACGTTTCCTCATTCATAGGGAAAGAAGCCAACATCGATTTGGAAACTGATTCCTGAGAGAGGGAGGAGCTGTTTAACAAGCACCTCCACTACCTTCTTGCTGACATCGCATGGCACTGACTCTCCTCTCACCCCGCTCGGGGAATTTTACATCTCAGCCCCAGCTGGGAAGATGGATTTGACGAGCACATTTGCCTTTCTGACCGGAGGACATGCCAGCTCTTGCTTGCTCCAGTGACATTCCTGTGTGTGGGGGAGCCTTCGCACACCCAGCCGCAAGCACAGCTGAAGCCCTCAGATGGCCTTACAAATAAACAAACGCATTTCTAGGGATCGCTGATGAAAATTCTTTCCCAGTCCCAGCGCATGACAGCAGCGTAGCTTTTCATCTTGATATTGTGCTTGCCACCCAGCCATTAGCTGCTCTTTTTTATCGGCAAGTAGAAGAGGATTAAACTCAGTAACAGACTTTACTTCTCAATAAAAGCAATACTGGAGTCAAAAGTCTGACTTTTTTCCCAATGAACCGCAGTTTCTTATCACTTTGTCCAGTGTTTTTCCCTACAAGGAAAAAGGTTCTGCTCACATCTGCATATAAACACCACTGCAAGTTCCCTGATTCCTGACATTCATAAGAACTGATTCTGAATGAGGAGCAGGAGTTAGAGGAAGTTTTtacaattaataaattaaaggaAACTCAGGTGTTTCCAAATGTGTTGTAATATTGGCAAGCTATTTTGGGACAGAaataaaaggggagaaaagagtTATTTTAAAGGTATGATTTTTATCAGAATTAACTTCTTTTTGCACAGGCTTACAGaccttgaaaagcaaaggaagcagTTTTTGgctcagaagaaacaaaatcatttgCAGTTCACATCACCCCACCCATCTGAGGCTGACCGACTCCCGGTTTCACATGCTTTTGAAGTGCTCAGCATTGCTCTGAATTAAACCCTCATCCACTACATGAAGTATTCAAAACATCAATGTGGTGGGAAGCTGAGCCCCACTTTTGGAGGTTCAGGGTGCACTGACTTTCCTGTGCCTGCTGACAGTAACTCAGTGTATAGTCAAGCTAATGCTTTCAGGGAGTGCCGAAGCTACCGTGTTCCCACTGCAGCAATGCTCTGGGGATAACCAGGACGGCCGTATGTCCTGAATGCATTAGATGGACTGAATGTGCCCGGATTAGCTGCAGGTCCACGTGGACACGCACAGTCCACGTGGACTCCAGCATGCAGGTGGAGATCCTCCTGCTCAGGAAATCCCTGTGAGGAATACGACAGCATCTCCCAAACGCAATGCCCACACGGCACTTACCCCTGCAGcttcacacacacagacttCTGGTGCATGCCAGGTTAACAGCAGCCTTTGAAAAATTCATCTTGAATGTCCCCAGGGTCCATGGAGGAACTGTACCCTCTGCAGAGCGTCCCTGGCtttgaagccttttttttccctcccatgGTAAGGAAAGCGTGTGCAGTGGCTGAGGAGGATCACAGCATCCTGAATCCTCTtcaaactgctgcttttaacTACCCAAATAACTGCATCaggatgtaaatatttttctttttgcttttgtggtaCTTTACTGTTTGCATCTGGCTCGCCACGGCTCCACGCCTTCCTCTCCAGGACATTTGCCATTTGCTTCCTTCTGGAGCGGGAGGAGGAATAGAGATTTTTCAGAGGTTTAGGCAcattcctctccttccttcaccAGGTTCTTCCTTTGCCAATTGTTTAGTCTCAGCCTGAGGTTAGAGCTCTGCAAAGTTTTATGGGGATCCAGGGTCTGGACCTGTCACAGAGTATCAAATAAATCTCTGAGAAGCTAAAAGCTTGCTCTATAAGCGGTTGTTCCAATGTTGGACTTAGGCTCACAAGCCTAAAAcatcttgcttttcttcccctgcaCGGCCACAGAAATCGTAACAGTTAGGTACTAACAGGAGTTCAAAAGGACTCCAGGGAGCTCCTGAGAGGGTCAGTCCCAGCCACTCGGGCTCTTGTGCCACTCCTCATCTCCACCGAGGATGTCAGCCTCCATCGctcccagcacagggcagctcaGGCCTGTGATGTCCTGTGCATCACTCTTTATCTTACCTTTTTTGAGCAGCATCAGTGATTTCTTCACACTTTCTAGCAAGCTGGGACCTCGCCCCTGGTCAAACCCAACTCCCACCCCTCCTACCTGGTGTGGGGATGGATCCACAGTTTCCTCCTCTGTCTGTAAACCTTTCAGGTGTCTTCTCCCCCCACGTCCAAGGACCACTGGGTGGTACGTGTCTGATGGAGGCAAGCGTCCCAGCCGAGGAGTTCAGTCCCCGTTCAGAGGAACAATATCAGCTGGCCGGCGCACAGATGCCAGAGCGACTAACTCACCAGGGAGCAAAAGTCTGGCCAACAAAACACTAACCTttccctggagcaacttgtttGGCCATTTCTGAGAATTTCAAAGAAACGACAGGACATTAGTAACAAAGCCTTCACCTACCTGTTTGAGTAACCCGTATGACAAAGACATAGATAGTCTGAAATCACCTGCCCCTTCACTGCTGTCACCAAGTAACGTCACGTTCAAACCAAAACGAGTCTGTCTTCATTTCAGGGTAACTTTGTACTTGAACTGTAGTCAGTGAGGTCTTGAGTTGTTTCTCAGTTTGCATACAAAGCTCTATTTTTGCCTTTActtcaaaaagcagcagcataaacagaaaaatcaaagagaatTAGCCTCTAATACTGTCAGTATTTCAGTCCTCAGTGGGAGCAAGAAGTCAATATGAGCATCGTCTGAAAGGAACGCAAGACTTTACCCTATGCAGCACGTACTTTATCCTGGGTTTTATTCCTGTGGGTCTTTAATAAATGTTCACATCAGTTGGATAAACATAATTTCACCAGTCATTAGCTACAGACAGAAACTCATTTATAACTCTGTGTTGCACCCTATATTCAGTTCGATCGGAAGATATTATCGTAAGATCACTGCGTGCTCACCCCATCAACGCAAGCAGATGTTACTGAGTTCACCTGAGATGCCACGGCAGATGGACGTTTAGTTTTCTTAAAAGCAGACGTCAATGGAGGGAAAAGAGTACTGAAGGGAGAATTCCCTACCTCTGCTGAAGTTCGTCACTTTCCCTGGATGTTGCTAAAGTTTCCACGCCAAATTTAATTTCCAGTCCCTATGATACTGAAGAGCAGGTTTTTGCATTTGAAACTTACCTTTTGATAGCAAATCATGGAGATTTTGAAACACTTCTCCTTGGGAAGGGCAGCCCATAGGCTTTCCTATCCTGCCCTGTGAGGCactgcttgaaaaataaagctctACCACAGTGGGTAAGGTGAGAATATATTTATTAGTTATAGAATATACAGATGAACACCACCGGTTTGGTACAATCCCATAAAAACAAGAGGAGGTTGTGGTGGCGGCAGCGAGCTTTGCCTGGCTGGTGTTGCCCCAGCGATGCTAATCCCGGGGTGCCATGAACTCTCCAGAGACATGCCCCAAGTGGCTCTGAGACAAAGCAAATTTTAGCGACTCATTGGCATTAGCTGGACATTGATATTCTTTGAGCTTCAAGGGAACATAATGCTGTAGAGACGCAGCTTTCTGATAACCAGCATGATTAAGGACTTTAATCCAGGAGGGTTTGGCTTGTCCTTTATAGCCAAGCATGGCAAAACTCCCTGAAAAACAGACACAAAGAAAGTGACTCTCACTTACTAGCAACACAGCATGGACTCCCTCCATGCATCACGGGAACTTCTTagccctccttttcttccttggaTTAAAATTATAGAACatttgggagagaaaaagggTGATGAAAGAGAGAATGAGCCTCACTGA is part of the Nyctibius grandis isolate bNycGra1 chromosome 11, bNycGra1.pri, whole genome shotgun sequence genome and encodes:
- the LOC137668591 gene encoding inactive cell surface hyaluronidase CEMIP2-like, which gives rise to MSVFTRLGSAKPIVFHKEGSFAMLGYKGQAKPSWIKVLNHAGYQKAASLQHYVPLKLKEYQCPANANESLKFALSQSHLGHVSGEFMAPRD